A genome region from Triticum aestivum cultivar Chinese Spring chromosome 2B, IWGSC CS RefSeq v2.1, whole genome shotgun sequence includes the following:
- the LOC123042055 gene encoding FCS-Like Zinc finger 2, with protein MAASVACAFFFDAEPAGEPGKHALDACALCAKRLARDSDVFMYRGDTPFCSEECRHEQMHLDAVCARQAARRLQRFSAETESQSHRGQRQSRKVSIAG; from the coding sequence ATGGCGGCATCAGTAGCTTGCGCCTTCTTCTTCGACGCCGAGCCGGCCGGCGAGCCCGGCAAGCACGCGCTGGACGCGTGCGCGCTCTGCGCCAAGCGGCTGGCACGCGACAGCGACGTCTTCATGTACAGAGGGGACACGCCCTTCTGCAGCGAGGAGTGCCGCCACGAGCAGATGCACCTCGACGCCGTCTGCGCCAGGCAGGCCGCGCGGAGACTGCAGCGCTTCTCGGCGGAGACGGAGTCCCAGTCCCACCGTGGGCAGCGGCAGTCCCGGAAGGTGTCCATCGCCGGCTAG